From Candidatus Eremiobacterota bacterium, the proteins below share one genomic window:
- a CDS encoding helix-turn-helix transcriptional regulator — MRSAPRVYVMDATGDVLLRGVDERSLSAAARATVLKLIASDPGADVLLGLAGPGQAVRLVRLRGDGRSHYALFLERLAVRSPVDVAVERFGLSEREREVLEHLVRGASTAAIAEQLMIADSTVATHARNIGVKMNVSKRKEIVAAVLGGR; from the coding sequence ATGCGCTCCGCCCCCCGCGTGTACGTCATGGATGCGACGGGGGACGTCTTGCTGCGCGGGGTCGACGAACGTTCGTTGAGCGCTGCCGCGCGAGCCACCGTGCTGAAGCTGATTGCGAGCGATCCTGGGGCCGACGTTTTGCTCGGGCTGGCCGGACCGGGCCAGGCCGTGCGGCTCGTGCGCCTGCGGGGTGACGGCCGTTCGCACTACGCGCTGTTCTTGGAACGGCTCGCGGTGCGCTCGCCGGTCGATGTCGCGGTCGAGCGCTTCGGCCTCAGCGAACGCGAGCGCGAGGTTCTCGAGCACTTGGTGCGCGGCGCCTCGACGGCGGCGATCGCCGAGCAACTGATGATCGCGGACTCGACGGTCGCAACGCACGCGCGCAACATCGGCGTCAAGATGAACGTTTCGAAGCGCAAAGAGATCGTAGCGGCGGTTCTCGGAGGGCGGTAG